In Roseimicrobium gellanilyticum, the following are encoded in one genomic region:
- a CDS encoding DUF3592 domain-containing protein, which translates to MLKQSLSRESAPVTQYTCGWCNTHFKEWQSKCISCGGPMPPLPGMTLSEEPPPAPRELPKGFETKQKWVGNVPAMVGGIFLLVGLLIFTVFIFVLPIAAPFPLLFVGLGWLFMRIGRKHAQRMLNAFRNGRAVKGTITEVYHDGSMQVNGRYPWRINYNFKTADGQTHEGFARTFDHTAQQRQPGQPIWVLVNDDKPEENTIYPPVK; encoded by the coding sequence ATGCTGAAGCAATCTCTCTCCCGTGAAAGCGCACCTGTCACCCAGTACACCTGCGGCTGGTGCAATACCCACTTCAAGGAGTGGCAGAGCAAGTGCATCTCCTGTGGTGGCCCCATGCCACCCCTGCCCGGCATGACCCTGTCCGAGGAACCGCCTCCCGCCCCGCGCGAATTGCCAAAGGGCTTTGAGACGAAGCAGAAGTGGGTGGGCAATGTGCCTGCCATGGTCGGCGGCATCTTCCTGTTGGTGGGTCTGCTTATTTTCACCGTGTTCATCTTCGTGCTGCCCATCGCCGCACCATTCCCGTTGCTCTTTGTAGGCCTGGGGTGGCTCTTCATGCGCATCGGGCGCAAGCATGCCCAGCGCATGCTCAACGCGTTCCGAAACGGCCGCGCCGTGAAAGGCACCATCACCGAAGTCTATCACGATGGTTCCATGCAGGTGAACGGTCGCTATCCCTGGCGCATCAACTACAACTTCAAGACCGCCGACGGGCAGACCCACGAAGGCTTCGCGAGAACCTTTGACCACACCGCCCAACAACGCCAACCCGGCCAGCCCATCTGGGTGCTGGTGAATGACGACAAACCCGAGGAGAACACGATTTATCCACCGGTGAAGTAG
- a CDS encoding sigma-54-dependent transcriptional regulator produces MHRILIIEDEASVASALAMLTKRLGYEPVTCASGAMGLQKLKPTSPSLVILDIGLPDMSGLDVLARLREHSSTLPVLIITAHGHLQNALDAKKRGASGYLVKPLDLRELEQVLRSLLRPTGEPVVGSPPDVTDAPFLIGSAPAMQPAFTAIAHACASDAPVLITGPTGIGKSLAARVIHRHSSRHAAPFVSLSCASLPDTVLESEIFGHEEGAFPGAGVPRSGHLERAAGGTLFLGEIVEMPLPMQVKLLRFLEEKTFTRMGGHEDIKVDLRIIAATNQDLSLAVAEKRFREDLYYRLRVLEVKLPALWERMSDLPALCGCVLATIAPGRKITLAAEALQVLQGYGWPGNMRELRNALEHAVAVCPGDAILPNHLPREIRDASSGEAFPPSVTLDAALHEWLDARLREPGVNYDTLHDELESRLLAALLPRYQHKPTILARELQMNRATLRKKLRGTHDHLEDEPGEIAPAGKFL; encoded by the coding sequence ATGCATCGCATTCTGATCATCGAAGATGAAGCTTCCGTCGCCTCCGCGCTGGCGATGCTGACGAAGCGTTTGGGTTATGAGCCGGTGACCTGCGCCTCGGGCGCCATGGGCCTGCAAAAGCTGAAGCCCACCTCACCGTCGCTGGTCATTCTGGATATCGGTCTGCCCGACATGAGCGGACTGGACGTGCTGGCGCGCCTGAGGGAGCACAGCAGCACCCTGCCCGTGCTCATCATCACCGCGCATGGCCATTTGCAGAATGCGCTCGATGCCAAAAAGCGCGGCGCCTCCGGCTATCTGGTGAAGCCTCTGGATCTGCGGGAGCTGGAGCAGGTGCTGCGCTCGCTGCTGCGCCCCACCGGTGAGCCGGTCGTAGGAAGTCCTCCGGACGTGACGGACGCCCCCTTCCTCATTGGCAGTGCGCCTGCCATGCAGCCCGCCTTCACCGCCATCGCGCATGCCTGCGCCTCGGATGCACCCGTGCTCATCACGGGACCCACCGGCATTGGCAAATCCCTTGCTGCCAGAGTCATCCACCGGCACAGCTCCCGGCACGCGGCACCCTTTGTGTCGCTTTCCTGCGCCAGTCTGCCAGACACCGTGCTGGAGAGCGAAATCTTCGGGCATGAAGAAGGTGCCTTTCCTGGAGCAGGTGTCCCACGGTCGGGTCATCTGGAGAGGGCGGCGGGGGGCACTCTGTTTCTGGGTGAAATCGTCGAGATGCCGCTGCCCATGCAGGTGAAGCTCTTGCGATTTCTGGAAGAGAAAACCTTCACCCGGATGGGCGGGCATGAGGACATCAAGGTGGATCTGCGCATCATCGCCGCGACCAATCAAGACCTGTCTCTCGCCGTGGCGGAGAAGCGTTTCCGCGAGGACCTGTACTACCGTCTCCGGGTGCTGGAGGTGAAGCTGCCCGCGCTCTGGGAACGCATGAGTGACCTGCCCGCGCTCTGCGGCTGCGTGCTGGCCACCATCGCTCCCGGACGCAAGATCACCCTCGCCGCGGAGGCATTGCAAGTGCTGCAGGGGTATGGCTGGCCGGGCAATATGCGCGAACTCCGCAATGCTCTGGAGCATGCCGTGGCGGTGTGTCCCGGAGACGCCATCCTGCCCAACCATCTCCCCCGTGAAATACGCGATGCCTCCTCTGGCGAGGCCTTTCCGCCCTCTGTCACGCTGGACGCCGCCCTGCACGAATGGCTGGATGCCCGCCTCCGCGAGCCGGGGGTGAACTATGACACCCTCCATGACGAGCTGGAGAGCCGCCTGCTGGCCGCCCTCCTACCCCGCTACCAGCACAAGCCGACAATTCTGGCCCGGGAGCTGCAAATGAACCGCGCGACCCTGCGCAAGAAGCTGCGGGGTACCCACGACCACCTCGAGGACGAGCCAGGTGAAATCGCCCCGGCAGGCAAATTTTTGTGA
- a CDS encoding retropepsin-like aspartic protease: MLRLPSLHSLVPRLTTLAAALLLGISATTALANANASSHSGIPIEIRDGLIWVKVQAQVAGQTRPLNFLLDSGAGCSVLSANVAEKLGMKYGRTEKVRRVETTTTARRVRDFQASIGGIPVSETPLALDLTDVSELCSRPVDGLLGHDFFQGRIIQIDFQASRLRILEETAPTDATTVLRMKVGQGAMLVPVSVNGSEPKWTRLDTGCDDGLHWVAGRDESYVSTSVRLGDEQLRGVKTALHAGEIFPKEAGMLGVGILRNYRVTIDAVNRQLILEKRSS, from the coding sequence GTGCTTCGCCTGCCTTCCCTCCATTCGCTTGTTCCCCGCCTGACCACTCTCGCCGCCGCCCTCCTTCTAGGCATCAGCGCGACGACAGCGCTGGCGAATGCCAACGCGAGTTCCCACTCCGGCATCCCTATCGAAATCCGCGATGGCCTCATCTGGGTGAAGGTCCAGGCGCAGGTCGCCGGCCAGACCCGCCCTCTCAATTTTCTCCTCGACTCTGGCGCAGGTTGCAGTGTGCTCAGTGCGAACGTTGCGGAGAAGCTCGGCATGAAGTATGGCCGGACGGAAAAGGTTCGCCGCGTGGAAACCACCACCACCGCCCGCCGCGTCCGCGACTTCCAAGCCAGCATCGGCGGCATCCCGGTCAGCGAGACCCCCTTGGCCCTTGACCTCACCGACGTGAGCGAGCTGTGCAGCCGCCCCGTGGATGGCCTGCTGGGTCACGATTTCTTCCAGGGTCGCATCATTCAAATCGACTTCCAGGCCAGCCGCCTGCGCATCCTCGAGGAAACCGCCCCCACGGACGCCACCACCGTGCTCCGCATGAAGGTCGGCCAGGGTGCCATGCTCGTGCCCGTCTCGGTGAACGGCTCCGAGCCCAAGTGGACCCGCCTCGACACCGGCTGCGACGATGGCCTGCATTGGGTCGCCGGGCGTGACGAGAGCTACGTCTCCACCTCGGTGCGGCTGGGCGATGAACAGCTTCGTGGTGTGAAGACTGCGCTGCACGCCGGGGAAATCTTCCCCAAAGAGGCCGGGATGCTCGGTGTGGGCATCCTTCGCAACTACCGCGTCACCATTGACGCCGTAAACCGCCAGCTCATTCTCGAAAAACGCTCATCCTGA
- a CDS encoding heavy-metal-associated domain-containing protein, whose amino-acid sequence MFFRLVVTALSALSLAASLHAADTEKASYTATVSGVTCSACKAHVEVALKKLPGVDGVTFEKGDKEETVKANFKSSSSTLAKDDVVTALGKDAETYTVVALDKSK is encoded by the coding sequence ATGTTCTTCCGCCTCGTTGTCACCGCCCTTTCCGCGCTCTCTCTGGCCGCCTCCCTGCATGCGGCAGATACCGAGAAGGCCTCCTACACAGCCACCGTCTCCGGCGTGACGTGCAGCGCCTGCAAAGCCCACGTCGAAGTCGCGCTGAAAAAGCTGCCGGGCGTGGATGGCGTGACCTTTGAAAAAGGTGACAAGGAAGAAACGGTGAAGGCCAACTTCAAGTCCTCCTCAAGTACCCTCGCCAAGGACGATGTCGTCACGGCTTTGGGCAAGGACGCCGAGACTTACACGGTCGTCGCGCTCGACAAGTCGAAGTAA
- a CDS encoding sensor histidine kinase — MSHARLPWRIALPFAAFVLVGSILLVALTWWSVREDESRDFAALARTNAEFLRRMTLPPSERMASQLGEVLNVSVYFRHRDTGILTPAPTQEILQRGLSLVRLPADGWTHAFEGLEAVAIPIGDLRDLVFVRPEVRLPAILQHPRTLAMLGVFWFLALAFGWALARGLVLPLRHLAKQLPAIETPGPISLPEASRQDEIGDVARAFLRTREALQSERVQRAQAEKLAVLGRMTAALAHEIQNPVSAIKMHAQLWPGGEEEGRITAKTIEHEAARIESLVSQWMYLSKPQPPTMRRVDLATVLRQVLQVHQPQLEHAQIHTSLEVPAEFTVRGDSRRLAQVFSNLLVNAIQAMPMGGTLRVEGISDEKGTTIAFMDSGKGFSKEALSRFSEFFFTEKEGGMGIGLSVAAEIVKAHQGELRVENREQGGASVLVLLPPAKQ, encoded by the coding sequence GTGTCACATGCCCGTCTTCCATGGCGCATCGCCCTGCCATTCGCCGCCTTTGTGCTGGTGGGGTCGATTCTCCTTGTGGCACTCACGTGGTGGAGTGTGCGGGAGGATGAGAGCCGGGATTTTGCCGCGCTGGCACGCACGAATGCCGAATTCCTCCGCCGGATGACGCTGCCACCGAGTGAGCGCATGGCGTCCCAACTTGGTGAAGTGCTGAATGTCTCCGTGTACTTCCGGCATCGGGACACTGGCATCCTGACTCCAGCGCCGACGCAGGAGATTCTTCAGCGGGGCTTGTCTCTCGTCCGACTTCCTGCGGATGGTTGGACACACGCCTTTGAAGGATTGGAGGCCGTGGCCATCCCCATCGGTGACCTCCGCGACCTGGTATTCGTCCGGCCTGAGGTACGCCTGCCCGCGATCCTGCAGCATCCCAGGACTCTTGCCATGCTGGGAGTTTTCTGGTTTCTGGCGCTGGCCTTTGGCTGGGCACTGGCTCGTGGACTGGTGTTGCCGCTGCGCCATCTCGCAAAGCAACTCCCGGCCATCGAGACACCCGGCCCCATTTCCCTGCCGGAAGCCTCACGGCAGGACGAAATCGGCGACGTAGCCCGCGCATTCCTCCGCACGCGCGAGGCCCTGCAGAGTGAGCGTGTGCAGCGCGCCCAGGCAGAGAAGCTCGCCGTGCTGGGCCGCATGACCGCAGCGCTCGCGCATGAAATCCAGAACCCCGTGTCTGCCATCAAGATGCATGCGCAACTCTGGCCGGGCGGCGAGGAGGAGGGACGCATCACCGCAAAAACCATCGAGCACGAGGCTGCGCGAATCGAGAGCCTCGTCAGCCAGTGGATGTATCTCAGCAAACCCCAACCACCCACCATGCGCCGCGTGGATCTCGCCACCGTGCTGAGACAGGTCCTCCAGGTACACCAACCGCAACTCGAGCACGCACAGATCCACACCTCGCTGGAAGTCCCGGCGGAGTTCACTGTGCGTGGTGATTCACGCCGTCTCGCCCAGGTATTCAGCAATCTCCTTGTCAATGCCATCCAGGCCATGCCCATGGGTGGAACCCTGAGGGTGGAAGGCATCTCCGATGAGAAGGGCACGACCATTGCCTTCATGGATAGCGGAAAGGGTTTCTCCAAAGAAGCGCTGTCACGATTCTCCGAGTTCTTCTTCACCGAGAAGGAAGGGGGCATGGGCATCGGACTCAGTGTCGCGGCGGAGATTGTGAAGGCGCATCAAGGTGAACTGCGCGTCGAGAACCGCGAGCAAGGCGGAGCCAGTGTGCTGGTGTTGCTGCCTCCGGCGAAACAATGA
- a CDS encoding isoprenyl transferase, producing MTARPDTLKIPRHVAIIMDGNGRWAAERGLPRTEGHRRGADSVQTIVETCGEMGIEFLTLYAFSTENWKRPKTEVAALMKMLERFLKTKTEEMQKQNVRLQAIGRLHDLPEAVQNQLHKSIAQTSQNTGLTLILALSYGAREEILDGIRSLLDSVEKGHLDKAMIDADVFSKHLYTRYYPDPDLLIRTSGEMRLSNFLLWQLSYTEFYITQTLWPDFRKEQFHEAIREYTRRDRRFGGVK from the coding sequence ATGACTGCCCGCCCTGATACTCTAAAAATTCCCCGTCACGTCGCCATCATCATGGATGGCAATGGCCGCTGGGCCGCCGAGCGCGGCCTTCCGCGCACGGAAGGTCACCGCCGCGGTGCCGACTCTGTGCAGACCATTGTGGAGACGTGCGGGGAGATGGGCATCGAGTTCCTTACGCTCTACGCTTTCTCCACGGAGAACTGGAAGCGCCCCAAGACGGAAGTCGCCGCGCTCATGAAGATGCTGGAGCGTTTCCTCAAGACAAAGACAGAGGAAATGCAGAAGCAGAACGTGCGTCTGCAGGCCATCGGCCGACTCCACGATCTCCCCGAGGCGGTGCAGAATCAGCTCCACAAGAGCATCGCTCAAACGTCACAGAACACCGGCCTCACCCTCATCCTCGCGCTCAGCTACGGCGCTCGGGAGGAAATCCTCGATGGCATCCGCAGCCTGCTGGACAGCGTGGAGAAAGGCCACCTCGACAAGGCGATGATCGATGCGGATGTCTTCAGCAAGCATCTCTACACCCGCTACTATCCGGACCCGGACCTGCTCATCCGCACCAGCGGCGAGATGCGCCTTTCGAACTTCCTCCTCTGGCAGCTCAGCTACACCGAGTTCTACATCACGCAGACCCTGTGGCCGGACTTCCGCAAGGAACAGTTCCACGAGGCCATCCGCGAATACACCCGCCGAGACCGCCGCTTCGGCGGCGTGAAGTAA
- a CDS encoding adenylosuccinate synthase produces the protein MSNTIIVGLQWGDEGKGKIVDYLTERSDVVARAQGGSNAGHTVISGGTKYVLHLIPSGILWPEKKNVIGNGVVIDPLGLLAEIAKLRGQGVSITPENLFISEHAHLTLSYHRALDKAREKQRGENAIGTTGRGIGPTYADKIERQGLRVTDLRDPAKLAYEIKWRAELHNLELEAAGFPKVDVDAVVKEISEAAEQLRPHIVNTVVYLNKALAEGKRVLFEGAQGSYLDIDHGTYPFVTSSNTTAGGACTGSGVSPRRIDQVVGVAKAYTTRVGGGPFVTEDEGISDMLHDMGREFGATTGRARRCGWLDAVLLNYSVMVNGCDSLAITNLDGLDGLDTIKICTAYTLDGKTITAPPATIAEIERCVPVYEEHPGWKQDISGAKKYDDLPPLAKAYLSRLAELAGAPVSLLGVGPAREQTLVVS, from the coding sequence ATGAGCAATACCATCATCGTCGGCCTCCAGTGGGGGGACGAAGGCAAAGGCAAGATCGTCGACTATCTCACGGAACGCAGCGACGTCGTAGCTCGCGCGCAGGGCGGCAGCAACGCAGGACACACGGTTATCAGTGGCGGCACGAAGTATGTGCTGCACCTCATTCCCAGCGGTATCCTCTGGCCGGAAAAGAAGAATGTCATCGGCAACGGCGTCGTCATCGACCCCCTTGGCCTTCTGGCGGAAATTGCCAAGCTTCGTGGTCAGGGCGTGTCCATCACCCCGGAGAATCTCTTCATCAGCGAGCACGCCCACCTCACGCTCTCGTATCACAGAGCGCTCGACAAGGCCCGCGAGAAGCAGCGCGGTGAGAACGCCATCGGTACCACCGGTCGCGGCATCGGTCCCACCTATGCGGACAAGATCGAGCGCCAGGGCCTGCGTGTGACGGACCTGCGTGACCCCGCCAAGCTCGCCTACGAAATCAAGTGGCGCGCCGAGCTCCACAACCTTGAGCTCGAAGCCGCCGGCTTCCCCAAGGTGGATGTGGATGCCGTGGTGAAGGAAATCTCCGAGGCCGCCGAGCAGCTCCGCCCGCACATCGTGAACACGGTGGTGTACCTCAACAAGGCCCTCGCCGAAGGCAAGCGCGTCCTCTTTGAAGGTGCGCAGGGCAGCTATCTGGACATCGACCACGGCACCTATCCGTTCGTCACTTCGTCGAACACCACCGCCGGCGGCGCTTGCACCGGCAGCGGCGTTTCCCCACGTCGCATCGACCAGGTCGTGGGTGTGGCCAAGGCCTACACCACCCGCGTGGGTGGCGGTCCCTTCGTCACCGAAGATGAAGGCATCTCTGACATGCTGCATGACATGGGCCGCGAGTTCGGTGCCACCACCGGTCGTGCCCGCCGCTGCGGCTGGCTGGATGCGGTACTGCTGAACTACTCCGTCATGGTGAATGGTTGCGATTCCCTCGCCATCACCAACCTCGACGGCCTCGATGGTCTGGACACCATCAAGATTTGTACTGCCTATACCTTGGATGGAAAAACCATCACGGCTCCCCCGGCCACCATCGCGGAGATTGAGCGCTGCGTGCCGGTGTATGAGGAGCATCCCGGTTGGAAGCAGGACATCAGTGGTGCCAAGAAGTATGACGACCTGCCTCCGCTTGCGAAAGCGTATCTTTCGCGTTTGGCGGAGCTTGCAGGAGCGCCGGTCTCGCTGTTGGGTGTAGGACCCGCCCGCGAGCAGACGCTGGTGGTCAGCTAG
- a CDS encoding rhodanese-like domain-containing protein, producing the protein MKKLIAFLAAAFIAIPAMADSEYPDISINELKKAIEEKKVAVIDVNGSSSYAKGHVPTAIDFAAAKSDLASKLPSDKGTLVVAYCGGPTCSAYKKAANAAKELGYTNVKHLSAGISGWLQAGEKTEK; encoded by the coding sequence ATGAAGAAACTCATCGCATTCCTTGCTGCTGCTTTCATCGCGATCCCTGCCATGGCTGACAGCGAGTATCCCGATATCAGCATCAATGAGCTGAAGAAGGCCATCGAAGAGAAGAAGGTCGCCGTCATCGATGTGAATGGCAGCTCCTCCTATGCGAAGGGCCACGTGCCGACCGCCATCGACTTCGCCGCTGCGAAGAGCGACCTCGCTTCGAAGCTCCCCTCCGACAAGGGCACCCTCGTGGTCGCCTATTGCGGTGGACCTACCTGCAGCGCTTACAAGAAGGCCGCCAATGCCGCCAAGGAACTGGGCTACACGAATGTGAAGCACCTCTCCGCCGGCATCTCCGGATGGCTCCAGGCCGGTGAGAAGACCGAGAAATAA
- a CDS encoding FHA domain-containing protein, which yields MPKFQVTTPDGATHEFELTASRARFGRAADNDVVIPDGSVSSYHGEYELTDSGVQLTDRGSTNGTHVNGQRVESADIPWGGRFKLGSCDVVLIGDGGEEIAAESYEPEAAYEEPVEEEAAAPAARRGYSGGGYSSAPSSAAVITGLGSTPCPSQLRRGFGPKTKEKDSGGGMLMVLAVLGMLACGGAAFMIFSMNA from the coding sequence ATGCCAAAATTCCAAGTCACCACGCCAGACGGAGCCACGCATGAGTTTGAGCTTACGGCCAGCCGCGCCCGTTTCGGCCGCGCAGCGGATAACGATGTCGTCATTCCCGACGGTTCCGTCTCCAGCTATCACGGTGAGTATGAGCTCACGGATAGCGGCGTGCAGTTGACCGACCGTGGATCCACCAATGGTACGCATGTGAACGGCCAGCGCGTGGAGTCGGCGGATATCCCCTGGGGTGGCCGCTTCAAGCTTGGAAGCTGCGACGTGGTGCTCATCGGTGATGGTGGCGAAGAGATTGCAGCCGAAAGCTACGAGCCGGAAGCTGCTTACGAAGAACCGGTCGAAGAAGAAGCCGCCGCTCCCGCTGCCCGCAGAGGCTACTCCGGCGGCGGATACAGCAGCGCTCCCTCCAGCGCTGCGGTCATCACTGGCTTGGGCTCCACTCCCTGCCCATCCCAGCTTCGTCGCGGCTTCGGTCCCAAGACGAAGGAGAAAGATTCCGGTGGCGGCATGCTCATGGTTCTTGCCGTGCTTGGCATGCTGGCCTGCGGCGGCGCGGCCTTCATGATCTTCTCGATGAACGCCTAG
- a CDS encoding TonB-dependent receptor has translation MKLTTSLPTLLGALLASQSLYSQAPPPTPTQTLEPVIVTATLSEEAADNVPYSVTVIDEKRIQELNVASFPEVFKETPGVLFQQTANGQGSPFIRGFTGFRNLALIDGVRLNNSVFREGPNQYWSTIDSLSLSGVELVKGQGSVLYGSDSIGGTVNALTKGPAYRQPTAPVTVSGKQGKGAKTVQPVSQPVGLGPYVTGMGYVRYATGEDSWTGRLEGSVSEWEKYGVFVGVTGRSFGNIEAADLGELPFTGYDDLGIDAKVEIFLDPDTKLIIAHNQMHQYDVVRTHRTIYAVPFAGSSVGTDLQHYFDQDRYLSYIRLEGNPAGGFVDRYDFTFSHHFQGEDRYRLRTGSRYDEEGFDVNTWGFALNLQSETSIGLLSYGASYYLDQVDSYRRSYQGGDLDSVGIQGPVGDDADYHLAGVYLQDEVDLTDRFKMILGVRYTYADADIGRAQDPDTGDVISINDHWHNVSGSARFLYSVDDEKKLKLFAGISQGFRAPNLSDLSRFDIARSGELEVPSPGLDPEEYILTEAGVRWDSETLSASLAYFYTDITDMIVRAPTGRIIDGSAEVEKKNAGDGYVQGIEFALNWRVTEDWSLYGTVAWQDGKVDGFPTSSPKSVEEPVSRLLPFTGLVGVRYDNPSRRWWAEANVQITDRADRLSAGDKADTQRIPLGGTPSYTLATVRGGWRATDNLTLTMAVENVFDEDYRIHGSGQNEPGVNFVFGAEMRF, from the coding sequence ATGAAACTCACCACCTCACTCCCAACATTGCTCGGGGCCCTGCTCGCCTCGCAGTCATTGTACTCCCAAGCCCCACCTCCCACGCCCACGCAAACTCTGGAGCCCGTGATCGTCACGGCCACGCTTTCGGAAGAAGCCGCGGACAATGTGCCGTATTCCGTCACGGTGATCGACGAGAAGCGCATTCAGGAACTCAACGTCGCCAGCTTCCCTGAAGTGTTCAAGGAGACGCCTGGGGTCCTGTTTCAACAGACGGCGAATGGACAAGGTTCGCCCTTCATCCGCGGCTTCACCGGCTTCCGCAACCTCGCACTCATCGATGGTGTCCGCCTGAACAATTCGGTCTTCCGTGAAGGTCCCAACCAGTACTGGAGCACGATTGACTCGCTCAGCCTTTCGGGCGTGGAACTCGTGAAGGGCCAGGGCTCGGTCCTGTATGGAAGTGATTCCATCGGTGGTACCGTGAATGCCCTGACCAAGGGCCCGGCCTATCGTCAGCCGACGGCACCGGTCACCGTGTCCGGCAAACAGGGCAAGGGCGCGAAGACCGTGCAGCCTGTTTCCCAGCCCGTGGGCCTCGGCCCCTATGTGACTGGCATGGGCTATGTGCGCTATGCTACTGGGGAAGATTCCTGGACGGGTCGTCTCGAAGGCAGCGTGAGCGAATGGGAGAAGTACGGTGTCTTCGTGGGCGTGACGGGACGCAGCTTCGGCAACATCGAGGCCGCTGACCTTGGCGAGCTGCCCTTCACTGGTTATGATGATCTGGGCATCGACGCGAAGGTGGAGATCTTCCTCGATCCAGACACGAAGCTGATCATCGCGCACAACCAGATGCACCAGTATGATGTGGTGCGCACGCACCGCACCATCTACGCCGTGCCTTTCGCAGGCAGCAGCGTGGGCACGGACCTGCAGCACTACTTCGACCAGGACCGCTACCTGAGCTACATCCGCCTCGAAGGAAATCCCGCTGGCGGCTTTGTGGATCGTTATGATTTCACCTTCTCCCACCACTTCCAGGGTGAAGACCGCTACCGTCTTCGCACCGGCTCCCGGTATGATGAAGAAGGCTTCGATGTGAACACGTGGGGCTTCGCACTCAATCTGCAGAGTGAAACTTCCATCGGTCTCTTGAGCTATGGCGCAAGCTATTACCTCGACCAGGTGGACTCCTACCGCCGCTCCTATCAAGGTGGGGATCTTGATAGCGTGGGCATTCAAGGCCCCGTGGGTGATGATGCCGACTACCATCTCGCCGGTGTGTACCTGCAGGACGAGGTCGATCTCACGGATCGCTTCAAGATGATCCTCGGCGTGCGCTACACCTATGCGGATGCTGACATCGGCCGTGCTCAGGATCCAGACACAGGAGACGTCATCTCCATCAACGACCACTGGCACAATGTGAGCGGTAGCGCCCGCTTCCTCTACAGCGTGGATGATGAAAAGAAGCTGAAACTCTTCGCTGGCATCTCCCAAGGATTCCGTGCACCGAACCTGAGCGACCTCTCTCGCTTTGACATTGCCCGCTCTGGTGAACTCGAAGTGCCCTCGCCCGGCCTCGATCCGGAAGAGTACATCCTCACCGAAGCCGGTGTGCGCTGGGATTCGGAGACGCTGTCCGCAAGCCTTGCCTACTTCTACACGGACATCACAGACATGATTGTGCGTGCTCCCACGGGGCGCATCATCGACGGTAGTGCCGAGGTGGAGAAGAAGAACGCGGGTGATGGCTATGTGCAGGGCATCGAGTTTGCCTTGAACTGGCGGGTCACCGAAGACTGGAGCCTCTATGGCACCGTTGCCTGGCAGGATGGCAAGGTGGATGGCTTCCCCACGTCTTCACCGAAGTCCGTGGAAGAGCCGGTCAGCCGCCTTCTTCCCTTCACCGGGCTGGTGGGTGTGCGCTATGACAATCCGTCCCGCCGCTGGTGGGCGGAGGCCAATGTGCAGATCACGGATCGCGCCGATCGCCTCAGCGCGGGCGACAAGGCCGACACACAACGCATTCCTCTTGGCGGCACCCCCAGCTACACCCTTGCCACGGTGCGTGGCGGCTGGCGTGCCACGGACAACCTCACGCTCACCATGGCGGTGGAGAATGTCTTTGATGAAGACTACCGCATCCACGGCTCCGGCCAGAACGAGCCTGGAGTAAACTTCGTTTTCGGTGCGGAAATGCGTTTCTAA
- a CDS encoding thioredoxin family protein: MKSLSKFLAVATLALASFSLASDFPEGSPAFVSTLTEAKTKAKAEGKPVIAVYSAVWCPPCQAMKKKVYPSAEVKKYHDKFVWAYIDTDVKENGPDAQAAGVTGIPHIQFLDKDGKEIDKQVGGTSPDDFADKLAKVLKKAK, encoded by the coding sequence ATGAAATCGCTCAGCAAATTCCTCGCCGTAGCCACGCTCGCGCTGGCTTCATTCTCACTTGCCTCCGACTTCCCGGAAGGCAGCCCTGCCTTCGTGTCCACCCTGACCGAAGCCAAGACCAAAGCCAAGGCTGAGGGCAAGCCGGTGATTGCCGTGTATTCCGCCGTGTGGTGCCCGCCCTGCCAGGCCATGAAGAAGAAAGTCTACCCCAGCGCCGAGGTGAAGAAGTACCACGACAAATTTGTGTGGGCCTACATCGACACCGATGTGAAGGAGAACGGACCCGATGCCCAAGCGGCTGGCGTGACCGGTATCCCCCACATCCAGTTCCTGGACAAGGACGGCAAGGAAATCGACAAGCAGGTCGGCGGCACTTCCCCGGATGACTTTGCTGACAAGCTCGCAAAAGTGCTCAAGAAGGCAAAATGA